In Pan troglodytes isolate AG18354 chromosome 20, NHGRI_mPanTro3-v2.0_pri, whole genome shotgun sequence, the genomic window CGCCCCCTGCTTCCCACATCAGCAAACACGTCGGCTTCTGAGTCAGACCTCAGAAGGCCTGGGACTCCCAGCCACGTCACTTCTGTGATGCAGGTTTATCTTCTGCGTAGGGAGCATGTGTCTGCGATGATTTGATCCACTTCGTCATAGGGAATCATCGTCCCCAGTGGGTTATGCTCTCTGAGCAGGCAGGGGGCTCTGGGGCTGGTGTCTgtcactgctgtgtccccagcatcAGGGCAGGACCAGGCATAGAGTGGTGCCTCTTACAtactggatgaatgaatgaatgaatgaaccaatgaATACGTGAATGAATGATGTCTcagctcttccttccttccagtctGTTCCTGAACAACGCCTTACCTCTTCAGCTCAGatccctgccccagcctgctcTGGGttaggggtgaggggtgggggctgggctggcaGATGGGACAAGCAGGGAAGGTCccctgacatggtttggctctgtgtccccacccaaatctcatgttgaattgtagtccCGTGTTGGAGGTAGTGCCTGATGGGAGGCGACTGGATCATGACGGTGgatcctcatgaatggtttagcaccaccccCTCAGTCCTGTCTCAtaatagagttctcacaagatccggTATGGCACCTCCTCCCCTGTGCTCCTGCTCCGGCCGAGTGACCTGCCTGCTCCCCTCTGCCTTCCCCCATGaccgtaagtttcctgaggcctcccagaagcagctgctgccatgcttcctgtacaggctgtggaactatgagccaattaaacctcttttctctatcaTTTACCTgtatcaggtatttctttactttttgtggGGCGGCGGGGGGTTGGACAGAGTTTCattctcgtcacccaggctggagtgcagtggcacgatctcagctcactgcaagctccgcctcccgggttcaactgatcctcctgcctcagcctcccgagtagttgggattacagacccccgccaccacgcccagctaattttttgtatttttagtagagacagggttttgccatgtgagccaggctggtctcaaacttctggtctcaggTAATatgcccttctcggcctcccaaagtgctgggattacaggcatgagccaccgtgcccggcctgggtatttctttatagcattgcaagaatggactaatacagtctccTCTGCCCCAACGCCACTGGGCCTGCAAGGAAATTGTCCACGTTCACAGGAAGTCCAGCTGGGAGGATGTCCCCAGCTAATGTGCACAGAGTGAATCTGGAAACCAACACCCTAGAAAAAAGCCACATAAAGACATCTCCAAGCAGAGTCCCAGACGGGTCCTGCCTTGCCTCCCCTGCTGCATGTCCTCACCCCGCTCCCTCCACCTACCCACCACCATCCCACCCTTCACTTCCTACACAGGTCCCCTCCTCCACTCTTCACcccatccctcacttcctccaCCCATCGCCTCCTCGACCCTTCATCCCATCCCTCACCTTCTACACCCGTCACCTCCTCCACCCTTCACcccatccctcacttcctccacccaccacctcctccacccttcaTCCCATCCCTCACTTCCTACACCCATCGCCTCCTCCACCCTTCATcccatccctcacttcctccacccaccacctcctccacccttcaccccatccctcacttcctccacccatcacctgctccacccttcatcccatccctcacttcctacacccaccacctcctccacccttcaTCCCATCCCTCACCTTCTACACCCGTCACCTCCTCCACCCTTCACCCCATCCCTCACTTCCTAtacccaccacctcctccacccttcatcccatccctcacttcctccacccatcacctcctccacccttcatcccatccctcacttcctatacccaccacctcctccacccttcatcccatccctcacttcctccacccatcacctcctccacccttcaccccatccctcacttcctccacccaccacctcctccacccttcatcccatccctcacttcctacacccatcacctcctccacccttcatcccatccctcacttcctccacccatcacctcctccacccttcaccccatccctcacttcctccacccaccacctcctccacccttcatcccatccctcacttcctccacccaccacctcctccacccttcatcccatccctcacttcctccacccaccacctcctccacccttcaccccatccctcacttcctccaCCCATCATCTCCTCCACCCTTCATCCCATCCCTCACCTTCTACACCCGTCACCTCCTCCACCCTTCACcccatccctcacttcctccacccaccacctcctccacccttcaccccatccctcacttcctccacccatcacctcctccacccttcaccccatccctcacttcctacacccaccacctcctccacccttcatcccatccctcacttcctccacccaccacctcctccacccttcaTCCCGTCCCTCACTTCCTacacccaccacctcctccacccttcaTCCCATCCCTCACCTTCTACACCCGTCACCTCCTCCACCCTTCATcccatccctcacttcctccacccaccacctcctccacccttcatcccatccctcacttcctccacccaccacctcctccacccttcaccccatccctcacttcctccaCCCATCACCTCCTCCACCCTTCATCCCATCCCTCACCTTCTACACCCGTCACCTCCTCCACCCTTCACcccatccctcacttcctccacccaccacctcctccacccttcaccccatccctcacttcctccacccatcacctcctccacccttcaccccatccctcacttcctacacccaccacctcctccacccttcatcccatccctcacttcctccacccaccacctcctccacccttcaccccatccctcacttcctccacccaccacctcctccacccttcaccccatccctcacttcctccacccatcacctcctccacccttcctcccatccctcacttcctacacccatcacctcctccacccttcatcccatccctcacttcctacacccaccacctcctccacccttcatcccatccctcacttcctccacccaccacctcctccacccttcatcccatccctcacttcctccacccatcacctcctccacccttcatcccatccctcacttcctacacccaccacctcctccacccttcatcccatccctcacttcctccacccaccacctcctccacccttcatcccatccctcacttcctccacccaccacctcctccacccttcatcccatccctcacttcctccacccatcacctcctccacccttcatcccatccctcacttcctacacccaccacctcctccacccttcaccccatccctcacttcctccacccaccacctcctccacccttcaccccatccctcacttcctccaCCCATCACCTCCTCCACCCTTCACCCCATCCCTCACCTTCCACACCCGTCACCTCCTCCACCCTTCATcccatccctcacttcctccacccaccacctcctccacccttcctcccatccctcacttcctacacccatcacctcctccacccttcatcccatccctcacttcctccacccaccacctcctccacccttcctcccatccctcacttcctacacccaccacctcctccacccttcaccccatccctcacttcctacacccatcacctcctccacccttcaccccatccctcacttcctccacccaccacctcctccacccttcaccccatccctcacttcctccacccatcacctcctccacccttcaccccatccctcacttcctacacccaccacctcctccatccTTCATcccatccctcacttcctccacccatcacctcctccacccttcatcccatccctcacttcctccacccaccacctcctccacccttcaCCCCATCCCTCACCTTCCACACCCGTCACCTCCTCCACCCTTCATcccatccctcacttcctccacccaccacctcctccacccttcctcccatccctcacttcctacacccatcacctcctccacccttcatcccatccctcacttcctccacccaccacctcctccacccttcctcccatccctcacttcctacacccaccacctcctccacccttcaTCCCATCCCTCACTCCCTACACCCATCACCTCCTTCACCCTTCACCCCATCCTGCACCTCCCCACCCTTCTTGATCCTTTACAGGCGGTGAGCTGACACCCCACACCCACCACAGAGACAGGGCGCCATGCTGGTGGGGAATTCAGGATCCACTTTTTTATTGCAGGAAGACTATGTCTAGAGCAAAGGCTACACAGACCCCACGATGGGGGAGTGGGGGCACCCACATGCGGGGGGAGAGGGGGCAGGGGCGGTGTCACAGCAAGCATGGCCTGGCACAGTCCCCGGCACCAGGGATGCCCAGGCAGGATGGGCCAGCAGCCAGGGCAGGCTCGGGCCCCCTCCTATTGCAGATCCCCTCTCTCCCCAGGGTCGGGCagggcctgaggtgggagaggCCTGGAGGTGGGCAGGGCCCCAAGGAGATTGTGCTATCAGGGTGTGTCCCTGAGAAAGGGCCGCAGACCCCTGCCCAGCCTCACTCTCTCCAGCACCTTCAGAACCCAGAAGCTACTGCCAGGACAGGAGAGGAGGCAACATCAGATGCTGGTGGGCCCTGGGCCAGCCCAAGTTTTGGGGGGACCCAGCTCTGCTCAGACACAATGCCAGCTCTTCTGGGAGCCCAGTCCACGTGCTGGATAGCAACACACACGCACGTATGCACACTCCCTCTCTCTGAGTGTGtccagtaaacatttgttgagtaaaCACTCACATGAACACAGAGGAAAACAAACATGCTTGTACTAAATCAGACACGAGCAATCTGTTACCTACATAGTCCCACCTGACCACATGACTACAGAGACACATGTgtgcaatctctctctctcactgcacAAAagcgtgtgtgcacacacacacacacacacgttgctTCCTCACACCCAATAAGACCAAAACCTCCATCTCACCTTCCCTCACTAACTTAGCTGCCGTGCTCTGAGCCCCGCTGTGGAGAGACCCACATGGTACAGAACAAAGGGCAgcttccagccaacagccagcgaGGAACTGAGGCCTTCAGTCTTGCAACAGCAAGGAACTGAATGCTGCAACAACCACATGAGCTTCTAAGAAGCAAATCCTTCCCCGATCAGTCCTTCAGATGAGACCTCTGCCTGGCCAATGCTTTGATGGCAGCCTCCTGAGATCCCAAGTAGAGGACCCAGCCAACCTGCACCCAGGCTCTTGACCCACAGAATCTATGAGATAATAAGCCTGTGTTGTTTCTGGTTGCTacatttgtggtcatttgttacacagcagtagcTGACTGATACAGATTTGGGACCAAAAGTCACATTGCTAGAGTCATGTTGCTATAGAGTGGAACACAGATCGTGTCCCTCAATCAGGACAAACATATTTACAGATAAATGCTCTCAGATAAACCATATCACCCACTCCCCAAAATATAGTCATGCCCATACAGGCACAAAGATTCACACAGACACATCACACATATCCAGTCTTGTTGACAACCACACACAGGTATCTACAACTACCCACCTCTCTGTATACCCTACACCACTATTACACACACAGACTGCCACAAAAACATATCATcccagacagacacacacaggtaTACACGCAGATGCACTTAGATACAAGTCACCCATCCGTGCACCCCAGGTTGCACAAATACACCATTCCATAGCCACTTCCGTGTATGTTGGACACAACCCTGTGGGGTCACACGAGTGTGGTGTCACtcagactctctcaaaaaacacCCAGAACCTCATGGCTGCAGGTACACTCGACTCCAGGACGCCACCTTCCCGGGCAGGCCCTGCTCTCTGGGGCACAGGTGGTGGGGAGGAAGTGGGTGGGGCAGACCTCTGTCCGGGGCGCCCTCGGATCCTGCTGGTGCTGGCTCCCATCGGCTGTCCCCCCACGGGGGTGTAATTGATGTATCTCTGGCCGGGGCCCCGGGCACCCCCTCCTGAGCACCCCAGGTCCCCACCCCCCATGCGTTGCTAACGTCTCTGTCTTGGTGGAAGAGGCGGGTCCCGGGTGGGCGGTGTCCGGGAAGCCCCTCCACGCCCATGGTGCCTCTCCAGCGGGGCAGTTGTGCTGTGGATGTGGCTGGTCCGGGGGGTGGGATTCGGGGCTGGCAGGGGCACTGCTGCAGGCCCTGTGGTTATTGCCTGGTGGCCTGAGGCCCATCCCACGGGCCCCACACCCCGCTGtgaagacagaggagagagatgcGTTCTGGAACCGGAGGAGTGGGCACAGATCAGAGATCACGAGGGGCCGGGTGGGCTTGGGTGTATGTTAACACcaaataggagaaaaaagaaaaaaatatctgagGCTGATGTGCATTTTCAACTCCCCCCTCCCCCGGAAGGTCACAGTGATCAAATGTGAGGGACAGGACGCGCAGGTCTGGCTGGGGACACCCCAGGGAAAGAGATGGAGATGGGGAAACGCAGCCTCCTCTGGTCCTGGTGGGAACAAGCAGCTCCTCTTGCCAGCTCCCCATCCTGTTTTCCCATCTGCAGGACAAGGGGGCCACCTCCGGCTCTTGGTTTTGGAGGGTACAGACAGAACAGGAGGGTGGAGAGAGAGCAGGGGAGGAAGAAAAGCCCCAGCCCTGCCTCGGGGTGGGCAGGGGCAGTGGAGGGGGGGTGGCCTCGGTTTCCCCAGCCGAGATGTTGGAGGAAGgatgagagaagaggaggaggccgaggagggtgtcGGTGTTGGGGGAGGCAGCGGGGGCCAGTGGGGGTGGGCGGCGGGCAGGCGGGAGTTCCGGGCTCACATGAGGGTGCATTTGCCCTTGACGCGGTCTGTCCTCTTCTGCTTCCCGGAGCGCTTGCCGTCGATGTTGAGGCTCATGTTCCGGCGCGTCTCCAGCGTCAGCAGCTCCTGGAAGAGCTCCTTGACGTTGTAGTTCATCTTGGCCGAGGTCTCCATGAAAGCGCACTTCCACTCCTGGGCCACCGCCTGCGCCTCGCGCGTGTCCACCTCCCGCTGCGTCTCGTCGCACTTGTTGCCCACGAGCATCACGGGGATGTCCTCCACGCTGCCCTTGATCTGCACGATGAGCTTGTAGATGGGCCCCAGCTCCTCCAGCGACTGCTTGCTGGTGACGGAGAACACCAGGATGAAGGCGTGTCCCTTGGAGATGGACAGGCGCTGCATGGCCGGGAACTGGTGGCTGCCGGTGGTGTCTGTGATCTGCAGCGTGCACACACTCTTGTCGCAGCTGATCACCTGCCGGTAGGTGTCCTCGATGGTGGGGATGTAGGTGTCGCGGAACGTGCCCTTCACGAAGCGCAGCACCAGCGAGCTCTTGCCCACGCCGCCCGCCCCGAACACCACCACGCGGTAATCGTTACTCTGTTCCGGCATCTTCCCCGCGGCGGGTGGGCGGCCGGGGCCGGGAGGGCTGGTGCCAGCTGCAAGAACCCCAGACCGAGCCTGTGCGGAGAGGAGGGTCAGACGTCAAAGGCCACCCAGGCTTGAGGGGACAGCCCCACGCCCCGGGGAGGGAGGAGGACATGGcggcttctcagaggaggtggcTGCCgtgcctcctgcctcctgaaaAGGCCCATTTGCTTGTGGCTGACTTTGCAGTTCCGTCCCACAGGCGGGCGCACAGCCAACACCCTTTGCTTACTTCTCCCTAACAAAATCTGGGGCCTGAGCTTCCCCGGGGGACGCTGAGCTAGGAGAG contains:
- the DIRAS1 gene encoding GTP-binding protein Di-Ras1, with the protein product MPEQSNDYRVVVFGAGGVGKSSLVLRFVKGTFRDTYIPTIEDTYRQVISCDKSVCTLQITDTTGSHQFPAMQRLSISKGHAFILVFSVTSKQSLEELGPIYKLIVQIKGSVEDIPVMLVGNKCDETQREVDTREAQAVAQEWKCAFMETSAKMNYNVKELFQELLTLETRRNMSLNIDGKRSGKQKRTDRVKGKCTLM